A genomic window from Sorex araneus isolate mSorAra2 chromosome 2, mSorAra2.pri, whole genome shotgun sequence includes:
- the ADGRB1 gene encoding adhesion G protein-coupled receptor B1 isoform X4 — protein MRGQAAAPGPLCILVVVLLLLPPVLGQGVRGGAGGAAGPGAEPCATLVQGKFFGYFSAAAVFPANVSRCSWTLRNPDPRRYTLFMKVTKGPGPCGGAGHVRTFQFDSFLESTRTYLGVESFDEVLQLCDRTSPLAFLQASKQFLQMQRQLRPPGPPHDFSVEYLVVGNRSPSRAACQMLCRWLDACLAGSHSTHPCGIMQTPCACLGGDPGDPAAGPPAPRGSDVCLRDGLAGGPENCLTSLTQDRGGDDAPGGWKLWSLWGECTRDCGGGLQTRTRTCLPAPGPEGGCEGVLEEGRLCNRKACGPAGRANSRSQSLRSTDARRRDELGDELQQFGFPAPQTGDPAAEEWSPWSVCSSTCGEGWQTRTRFCVSSSYSTQCSGPLREQRLCNNSAVCPVHGAWDEWSPWSLCSSTCGRGFRDRTRTCRPPQFGGNPCEGPEKQTKFCNIALCPGRAVDGNWNEWSSWSACSASCSQGRQQRTRECNGPSYGGAECQGHWVESRDCFLQQCPVDGKWQAWASWGSCSVSCGGGTQRRERACAGPFFGGAACQGPQDEYRQCSAQRCPEPHEICAEDPFGTVVWKETPAGEVAAVRCPRNATGLILRRCELDEEGVAYWEQPTYIRCVSIDYRNIQMMTREHLAKAQRGLPGEGVSEVIQTLVEISQDGTSYSGDLLSTIDVLRNMTEIFRRAYYSPTPGDVQNFVQIISNLLAEENRDKWEEAQLMGPNAKELFRLVEDFVDVIGFRMKDLRDAYQVTDNLVLSIHKLPASGATDISFPMKGWRATGDWAKVPEDRVTVSKSVFSTGLPEADTSSVFVVGTVLYRNLGSFLALQRNTTVLNSKVISVTVKPPPRSLLTPLEIEFAHMYNGTTNQTCILWDEADVPSSPAPPQLGPWSWRGCRTVPLDALRTRCLCDRLSTFAILAQLSADANMEKVIVPSVTLIVGCGVSSLTLLLLIIIYVSVWRYIRSERSVILLNFCLSIISSNALILIGQTQTRNKVVCTLVAAFLHFFFLSSFCWVLTEAWQSYMAVTGRLRNRLIRKRFLCLGWGLPALVVAISVGFTKAKGYSTMNYCWLSLEGGLLYAFVGPAAAVVLVNMVVGILVFNKLVSKDGIPDKKLKERAGASLWSSCVVLPLLALTWMSAVLAVTDRRSALFQILFAVFDSLEGFVIVMVHCILRREVQDAVKCRVVDRQEEGNGDSGGSFQNGHAQLMTDFEKDVDLACRSVLNKDIAACRTATITGTLKRPSLPEEEKLKAPPKAPPPNFNSLPANVSKLHAHGSPRRGGAPLPDFPNHSLTLKRDRAPKSSFVGDGDIFKKLDSELSRAQEKALDTSYVVLPTATATLRPKPKEETKYSINLDQMPHTRLIHLDMAPDTGPARSPPAREPPAQPPPPPPPPPPPPQPPLPPPPALEPAPPSLGEPTPHPGSSAGAASKGENMATLSVGSLERRKSRYAELDFEKIMHTRKRHQDMFQDLNRKLQQHAEKDKEALGADSKLERQQTPHKRPWESLRKAHGTPAWARKELEPLAPAPLELRGGVEWEKSGATIPLVGQDIIDLQTEV, from the exons ATGAGGGGCCAGGccgcagcccctgggcccctgtgcatcctggtggtggtgctgttGTTGCTGCCACCAGTGCTGGGACAAGGGGtgcgggggggtgcggggggggccGCAGGGCCGGGGGCCGAGCCCTGCGCCACCCTGGTGCAGGGCAAGTTCTTTGGCTACTTCTCAGCGGCCGCCGTGTTCCCAGCCAATGTCTCGCGCTGTTCATGGACACTGCGCAACCCGGATCCGAGGCGCTACACGCTCTTCATGAAGGTGACCAAGGGTCCGGGGCCCTGTGGGGGCGCCGGCCATGTGCGCACCTTCCAGTTCGACTCCTTCCTGGAGTCCACGCGCACCTACCTGGGCGTGGAGAGCTTCGACGAGGTGCTGCAGCTGTGCGACCGCACCTCGCCCCTGGCCTTCCTGCAGGCCAGCAAGCAGTTCCTGCAGATGCAGCGCCAGCTGcggccccccggcccgccccaTGACTTCTCCGTGGAGTACCTGGTCGTGGGGAACCGCAGCCCCAGCCGCGCCGCCTGCCAGATGCTCTGCCGCTGGCTGGACGCCTGCCTAGCCGGCAGCCACAGCACGCACCCCTGTGGCATCATGCAGACCCCCTGCGCCTGTCTGGGCGGGGACCCCGGAGACCCTGCCGCAGGCCCCCCTGCCCCTCGTGGGAGCGACGTCTGCCTGAGGGATGGCCTGGCTGGAGGCCCCGAGAACTGCCTAACCAGCCTGACACAGGACCGGGGCGGGGATGACGCTCCAG GCGGCTGGAAGCTGTGGTCACTGTGGGGCGAGTGCACGCGGGACTGCGGGGGAGGACTCCAGACGCGCACACGCACCTGCCTGCCCGCACCTGGCCCGGAAGGGGGCTGCGAGGGGGTGCTGGAGGAGGGGCGCCTCTGCAACCGCAAGGCCTGCGGCC CCGCAGGCCGCGCCAACTCGCGGAGCCAGTCCCTGCGGTCCACGGACGCCCGGCGGCGGGACGAGCTGGGCGACGAGCTACAGCAGTTCGGGTTCCCGGCGCCGCAGACGG GTGACCCCGCGGCCGAGGAGTGGTCCCCGTGGAGCGTGTGCTCCAGCACCTGCGGCGAGGGCTGGCAGACGCGCACGCGCTTCTGCGTGTCGTCCTCCTACAGCACGCAGTGCAGCGGGCCCCTGCGCGAGCAGCGCCTCTGCAACAACTCGGCGGTGTGTCCAG TGCACGGCGCCTGGGATGAGTGGTCGCCCTGGAGCCTGTGCTCCAGCACTTGTGGCCGCGGCTTCCGGGACCGCACGCGCACCTGCAGGCCCCCTCAGTTCGGAGGCAACCCCTGCGAGGGTCCGGAGAAACAGACCAAGTTCTGCAACATTGCCCTCTGCCCT GGCCGGGCAGTGGACGGAAACTGGAACGAGTGGTCCAGCTGGAGCGCCTGCTCGGCCAGCTGCTCCCAGGGCCGGCAGCAGCGCACGCGCGAGTGCAACGGGCCTTCGTATGGCGGAGCCGAGTGCCAGGGCCACTGGGTGGAGAGCCGAGACTGCTTCCTGCAGCAGTGCCCAG TGGACGGGAAGTGGCAGGCCTGGGCATCGTGGGGCAGCTGCAGCGTCTCGTGCGGGGGCGGCACCCAACGCAGGGAACGCGCCTGCGCGGGGCCCTTCTTCGGGGGCGCAGCCTGCCAGGGCCCCCAGGATGAGTACCGGCAGTGCAGTGCCCAGCGGTGTCCAG AGCCCCATGAGATCTGCGCAGAGGACCCATTTGGCACGGTGGTCTGGAAGGAGACCCCGGCTGGGGAGGTGGCTGCTGTCCGGTGCCCCCGCAATGCCACTG GCCTCATCCTGCGGCGCTGTGAGCTGGACGAGGAGGGCGTGGCCTACTGGGAGCAGCCCACCTACATCCGCTGCGTGTCCATCGACTACCGCAACATTCAGATGATG ACTCGGGAGCATCTGGCCAAGGCTCAGCGGGGCCTGCCGGGAGAGGGCGTATCCGAGGTCATCCAGACGCTGGTGGAGATCTCCCAGGACGGCACCAGCTACAGCGGGGACCTGCTGTCCACCATCGATGTGCTGCGAAACATGACCGAGATCTTCCGCAGAGCCTACTACAGCCCCACGCCTGGGGACGTGCAG AACTTTGTGCAGATCATCAGCAACCTGTTGGCAGAGGAGAACCGGGACAAGTGGGAGGAGGCGCAGCTG ATGGGCCCCAACGCCAAGGAACTGTTCCGGCTGGTGGAGGATTTCGTGGATGTCATTGGCTTCCGAATGAAGGACCTGCGGGATGCGTACCAGGTGACAGACAACCTGG TTCTCAGCATCCACAAGCTCCCGGCCAGCGGGGCCACGGACATCAGCTTCCCCATGAAGGGTTGGCGAGCCACAGGCGACTGGGCCAAGGTGCCAGAGGACAGAGTCACCGTGTCCAAGAGCGTCTTCTCCACGGGGCTGCCAG AAGCCGACACCTCATCTGTGTTTGTGGTTGGCACTGTGCTCTACAGGAACCTGGGCagcttcctggcactgcagag gAACACAACGGTGCTGAACTCTAAGGTCATCTCGGTGACTGTGAAGCCCCCGCCACGCTCCCTGCTCACCCCGCTGGAGATCGAGTTCGCCCACATGTACAAT GGCACCACCAACCAGACGTGCATCCTTTGGGACGAGGCGGACGT accctcctcccccgcacccccgcagCTCGGGCCCTGGTCGTGGCGCGGCTGCCGCACGGTGCCCCTCGACGCCCTCCGGACGCGCTGCCTGTGTGACCGGCTGTCCACCTTCGCCATCTTAGCCCAGCTCAGCGCCGACGCG aaCATGGAGAAGGTGATCGTGCCGTCCGTGACGCTCATCGTGGGCTGCGGCGTCTCATCCCTGACCCTCCTCCTGCTTATCATCATTTACGTGTCCGTGTGGAG gTACATCCGCTCGGAAAGGTCTGTCATTCTGCTCAACTTCTGCCTGTCCATCATCTCCTCCAACGCACTCATCCTCATCGGGCAGACCCAGACCCGCAACAAA GTGGTGTGCACGCTGGTGGCCGCCTTCCTCCACTTCTTCTTCCTGTCGTCCTTCTGCTGGGTGCTCACCGAGGCCTGGCAGTCCTACATGGCCGTGACTGGCCGCCTCCGGAACCGCCTCATTCGCAAGCGCTTCCTCTGCCTGGGCTGGG gcCTCCCTGCGCTGGTCGTGGCCATTTCCGTGGGCTTCACCAAGGCCAAAGGGTACAGCACCATGAACTA TTGCTGGCTCTCCCTGGAGGGGGGACTGCTGTACGCCTTCGTGGGACCTGCGGCTGCCGTTGTGCTG GTCAACATGGTCGTGGGCATCCTGGTGTTCAACAAGCTGGTGTCCAAGGACGGCATCCCTGACAAGAAGCTCAAGGAACGGGCGGG GGCCTCGCTCTGGAGCTCCTGCGTGGTACTGCCTCTGCTGGCGCTGACCTGGATGTCGGCTGTGCTCGCCGTCACCGACCGCCGCTCCGCCCTCTTCCAGATCCTCTTCGCCGTCTTTGACTCTCTGGAGGGCTTTGTCATCGTCATGGTGCACTGTATCCTGCGGAGAGAG GTCCAGGACGCCGTCAAGTGCCGCGTGGTGGACCGGCAGGAGGAGGGCAATGGTGACTCGGGGGGCTCCTTCCAGAATGGCCACGCCCAGCTCATG ACCGACTTCGAGAAGGACGTGGATCTGGCCTGCAGATCAG TGCTCAACAAGGACATCGCGGCCTGCCGCACAGCCACCATCACAGGCACGCTGAAGCGGCCCTCGCTGCCCGAGGAGGAAAAGCTCAAGGCGCCCCCCAAGGCGCCTCCCCCCAACTTCAACAGCCTTCCGGCCAACGTGTCCAAGCTGCACGCGCACGGGTCCCCACGCCGTGGCGGCGCGCCCCTGCCCGACTTCCCCAACCACTCACTCACCCTCAAGCGAGACCGCGCGCCCAAGTCCTCCTTTGTCGGCGACGGGGACATCTTCAAGAAGCTGGACTCGGAGCTGAGCCGCGCCCAGGAGAAGGCCCTGGACACGAGCTATGTGGTCCTGCCCACGGCCACCGCCACGCTGCGGCCCAAGCCCAAGGAAGAGACCAAGTACAGCATCAACCTGGACCAGATGCCGCACACGCGCCTCATCCACCTGGACATGGCGCCCGACACCGGCCCCGCgcgcagccccccagcccgcgagccccccgcccagcccccgccgcccccgcccccgccgccgcccccgccacAGCCGCCtctgcccccgccgcccgccctggAGCCCGCGCCCCCCAGCCTGGGAGAGCCCACGCCGCACCCGGGCTCCAGCGCGGGCGCCGCCAGCAAGGGCGAGAACATGGCCACACTCTCCGTGGGCTCCCTGGAG CGGCGGAAGTCGCGGTACGCTGAGCTGGACTTTGAG AAAATCATGCACACGCGAAAGCGGCACCAAGACATGTTCCAGGACCTGAACCGGAAGTTGCAGCAGCACGCGGAGAAGGACAAGGAGGCACTGGGCGCGGACAGCAag CTGGAGCGGCAGCAGACGCCCCACAAGCGGCCCTGGGAGAGCCTGCGCAAGGCGCACGGGACGCCCGCCTGGGCCCGCAAGGAGCTGGAGCCGCTGGCGCCGGCGCCGCTGGAGCTGCGCGGCGGCGTGGAATGGGAGAAGTCGGGCGCCACCATCCCGCTGGTGGGCCAGGACATCATCGACCTTCAGACCGAGGTCTGA
- the ADGRB1 gene encoding adhesion G protein-coupled receptor B1 isoform X5 yields MRGQAAAPGPLCILVVVLLLLPPVLGQGVRGGAGGAAGPGAEPCATLVQGKFFGYFSAAAVFPANVSRCSWTLRNPDPRRYTLFMKVTKGPGPCGGAGHVRTFQFDSFLESTRTYLGVESFDEVLQLCDRTSPLAFLQASKQFLQMQRQLRPPGPPHDFSVEYLVVGNRSPSRAACQMLCRWLDACLAGSHSTHPCGIMQTPCACLGGDPGDPAAGPPAPRGSDVCLRDGLAGGPENCLTSLTQDRGGDDAPGGWKLWSLWGECTRDCGGGLQTRTRTCLPAPGPEGGCEGVLEEGRLCNRKACGPAGRANSRSQSLRSTDARRRDELGDELQQFGFPAPQTGDPAAEEWSPWSVCSSTCGEGWQTRTRFCVSSSYSTQCSGPLREQRLCNNSAVCPVHGAWDEWSPWSLCSSTCGRGFRDRTRTCRPPQFGGNPCEGPEKQTKFCNIALCPGRAVDGNWNEWSSWSACSASCSQGRQQRTRECNGPSYGGAECQGHWVESRDCFLQQCPVDGKWQAWASWGSCSVSCGGGTQRRERACAGPFFGGAACQGPQDEYRQCSAQRCPEPHEICAEDPFGTVVWKETPAGEVAAVRCPRNATGLILRRCELDEEGVAYWEQPTYIRCVSIDYRNIQMMTREHLAKAQRGLPGEGVSEVIQTLVEISQDGTSYSGDLLSTIDVLRNMTEIFRRAYYSPTPGDVQNFVQIISNLLAEENRDKWEEAQLMGPNAKELFRLVEDFVDVIGFRMKDLRDAYQVTDNLVLSIHKLPASGATDISFPMKGWRATGDWAKVPEDRVTVSKSVFSTGLPEADTSSVFVVGTVLYRNLGSFLALQRNTTVLNSKVISVTVKPPPRSLLTPLEIEFAHMYNGTTNQTCILWDEADVPSSPAPPQLGPWSWRGCRTVPLDALRTRCLCDRLSTFAILAQLSADANMEKVIVPSVTLIVGCGVSSLTLLLLIIIYVSVWRYIRSERSVILLNFCLSIISSNALILIGQTQTRNKVVCTLVAAFLHFFFLSSFCWVLTEAWQSYMAVTGRLRNRLIRKRFLCLGWGLPALVVAISVGFTKAKGCWLSLEGGLLYAFVGPAAAVVLVNMVVGILVFNKLVSKDGIPDKKLKERAGASLWSSCVVLPLLALTWMSAVLAVTDRRSALFQILFAVFDSLEGFVIVMVHCILRREVQDAVKCRVVDRQEEGNGDSGGSFQNGHAQLMTDFEKDVDLACRSGERLAVLNKDIAACRTATITGTLKRPSLPEEEKLKAPPKAPPPNFNSLPANVSKLHAHGSPRRGGAPLPDFPNHSLTLKRDRAPKSSFVGDGDIFKKLDSELSRAQEKALDTSYVVLPTATATLRPKPKEETKYSINLDQMPHTRLIHLDMAPDTGPARSPPAREPPAQPPPPPPPPPPPPQPPLPPPPALEPAPPSLGEPTPHPGSSAGAASKGENMATLSVGSLERRKSRYAELDFEKIMHTRKRHQDMFQDLNRKLQQHAEKDKEALGADSKLERQQTPHKRPWESLRKAHGTPAWARKELEPLAPAPLELRGGVEWEKSGATIPLVGQDIIDLQTEV; encoded by the exons ATGAGGGGCCAGGccgcagcccctgggcccctgtgcatcctggtggtggtgctgttGTTGCTGCCACCAGTGCTGGGACAAGGGGtgcgggggggtgcggggggggccGCAGGGCCGGGGGCCGAGCCCTGCGCCACCCTGGTGCAGGGCAAGTTCTTTGGCTACTTCTCAGCGGCCGCCGTGTTCCCAGCCAATGTCTCGCGCTGTTCATGGACACTGCGCAACCCGGATCCGAGGCGCTACACGCTCTTCATGAAGGTGACCAAGGGTCCGGGGCCCTGTGGGGGCGCCGGCCATGTGCGCACCTTCCAGTTCGACTCCTTCCTGGAGTCCACGCGCACCTACCTGGGCGTGGAGAGCTTCGACGAGGTGCTGCAGCTGTGCGACCGCACCTCGCCCCTGGCCTTCCTGCAGGCCAGCAAGCAGTTCCTGCAGATGCAGCGCCAGCTGcggccccccggcccgccccaTGACTTCTCCGTGGAGTACCTGGTCGTGGGGAACCGCAGCCCCAGCCGCGCCGCCTGCCAGATGCTCTGCCGCTGGCTGGACGCCTGCCTAGCCGGCAGCCACAGCACGCACCCCTGTGGCATCATGCAGACCCCCTGCGCCTGTCTGGGCGGGGACCCCGGAGACCCTGCCGCAGGCCCCCCTGCCCCTCGTGGGAGCGACGTCTGCCTGAGGGATGGCCTGGCTGGAGGCCCCGAGAACTGCCTAACCAGCCTGACACAGGACCGGGGCGGGGATGACGCTCCAG GCGGCTGGAAGCTGTGGTCACTGTGGGGCGAGTGCACGCGGGACTGCGGGGGAGGACTCCAGACGCGCACACGCACCTGCCTGCCCGCACCTGGCCCGGAAGGGGGCTGCGAGGGGGTGCTGGAGGAGGGGCGCCTCTGCAACCGCAAGGCCTGCGGCC CCGCAGGCCGCGCCAACTCGCGGAGCCAGTCCCTGCGGTCCACGGACGCCCGGCGGCGGGACGAGCTGGGCGACGAGCTACAGCAGTTCGGGTTCCCGGCGCCGCAGACGG GTGACCCCGCGGCCGAGGAGTGGTCCCCGTGGAGCGTGTGCTCCAGCACCTGCGGCGAGGGCTGGCAGACGCGCACGCGCTTCTGCGTGTCGTCCTCCTACAGCACGCAGTGCAGCGGGCCCCTGCGCGAGCAGCGCCTCTGCAACAACTCGGCGGTGTGTCCAG TGCACGGCGCCTGGGATGAGTGGTCGCCCTGGAGCCTGTGCTCCAGCACTTGTGGCCGCGGCTTCCGGGACCGCACGCGCACCTGCAGGCCCCCTCAGTTCGGAGGCAACCCCTGCGAGGGTCCGGAGAAACAGACCAAGTTCTGCAACATTGCCCTCTGCCCT GGCCGGGCAGTGGACGGAAACTGGAACGAGTGGTCCAGCTGGAGCGCCTGCTCGGCCAGCTGCTCCCAGGGCCGGCAGCAGCGCACGCGCGAGTGCAACGGGCCTTCGTATGGCGGAGCCGAGTGCCAGGGCCACTGGGTGGAGAGCCGAGACTGCTTCCTGCAGCAGTGCCCAG TGGACGGGAAGTGGCAGGCCTGGGCATCGTGGGGCAGCTGCAGCGTCTCGTGCGGGGGCGGCACCCAACGCAGGGAACGCGCCTGCGCGGGGCCCTTCTTCGGGGGCGCAGCCTGCCAGGGCCCCCAGGATGAGTACCGGCAGTGCAGTGCCCAGCGGTGTCCAG AGCCCCATGAGATCTGCGCAGAGGACCCATTTGGCACGGTGGTCTGGAAGGAGACCCCGGCTGGGGAGGTGGCTGCTGTCCGGTGCCCCCGCAATGCCACTG GCCTCATCCTGCGGCGCTGTGAGCTGGACGAGGAGGGCGTGGCCTACTGGGAGCAGCCCACCTACATCCGCTGCGTGTCCATCGACTACCGCAACATTCAGATGATG ACTCGGGAGCATCTGGCCAAGGCTCAGCGGGGCCTGCCGGGAGAGGGCGTATCCGAGGTCATCCAGACGCTGGTGGAGATCTCCCAGGACGGCACCAGCTACAGCGGGGACCTGCTGTCCACCATCGATGTGCTGCGAAACATGACCGAGATCTTCCGCAGAGCCTACTACAGCCCCACGCCTGGGGACGTGCAG AACTTTGTGCAGATCATCAGCAACCTGTTGGCAGAGGAGAACCGGGACAAGTGGGAGGAGGCGCAGCTG ATGGGCCCCAACGCCAAGGAACTGTTCCGGCTGGTGGAGGATTTCGTGGATGTCATTGGCTTCCGAATGAAGGACCTGCGGGATGCGTACCAGGTGACAGACAACCTGG TTCTCAGCATCCACAAGCTCCCGGCCAGCGGGGCCACGGACATCAGCTTCCCCATGAAGGGTTGGCGAGCCACAGGCGACTGGGCCAAGGTGCCAGAGGACAGAGTCACCGTGTCCAAGAGCGTCTTCTCCACGGGGCTGCCAG AAGCCGACACCTCATCTGTGTTTGTGGTTGGCACTGTGCTCTACAGGAACCTGGGCagcttcctggcactgcagag gAACACAACGGTGCTGAACTCTAAGGTCATCTCGGTGACTGTGAAGCCCCCGCCACGCTCCCTGCTCACCCCGCTGGAGATCGAGTTCGCCCACATGTACAAT GGCACCACCAACCAGACGTGCATCCTTTGGGACGAGGCGGACGT accctcctcccccgcacccccgcagCTCGGGCCCTGGTCGTGGCGCGGCTGCCGCACGGTGCCCCTCGACGCCCTCCGGACGCGCTGCCTGTGTGACCGGCTGTCCACCTTCGCCATCTTAGCCCAGCTCAGCGCCGACGCG aaCATGGAGAAGGTGATCGTGCCGTCCGTGACGCTCATCGTGGGCTGCGGCGTCTCATCCCTGACCCTCCTCCTGCTTATCATCATTTACGTGTCCGTGTGGAG gTACATCCGCTCGGAAAGGTCTGTCATTCTGCTCAACTTCTGCCTGTCCATCATCTCCTCCAACGCACTCATCCTCATCGGGCAGACCCAGACCCGCAACAAA GTGGTGTGCACGCTGGTGGCCGCCTTCCTCCACTTCTTCTTCCTGTCGTCCTTCTGCTGGGTGCTCACCGAGGCCTGGCAGTCCTACATGGCCGTGACTGGCCGCCTCCGGAACCGCCTCATTCGCAAGCGCTTCCTCTGCCTGGGCTGGG gcCTCCCTGCGCTGGTCGTGGCCATTTCCGTGGGCTTCACCAAGGCCAAAGG TTGCTGGCTCTCCCTGGAGGGGGGACTGCTGTACGCCTTCGTGGGACCTGCGGCTGCCGTTGTGCTG GTCAACATGGTCGTGGGCATCCTGGTGTTCAACAAGCTGGTGTCCAAGGACGGCATCCCTGACAAGAAGCTCAAGGAACGGGCGGG GGCCTCGCTCTGGAGCTCCTGCGTGGTACTGCCTCTGCTGGCGCTGACCTGGATGTCGGCTGTGCTCGCCGTCACCGACCGCCGCTCCGCCCTCTTCCAGATCCTCTTCGCCGTCTTTGACTCTCTGGAGGGCTTTGTCATCGTCATGGTGCACTGTATCCTGCGGAGAGAG GTCCAGGACGCCGTCAAGTGCCGCGTGGTGGACCGGCAGGAGGAGGGCAATGGTGACTCGGGGGGCTCCTTCCAGAATGGCCACGCCCAGCTCATG ACCGACTTCGAGAAGGACGTGGATCTGGCCTGCAGATCAGGTGAGCGCCTGGCAG TGCTCAACAAGGACATCGCGGCCTGCCGCACAGCCACCATCACAGGCACGCTGAAGCGGCCCTCGCTGCCCGAGGAGGAAAAGCTCAAGGCGCCCCCCAAGGCGCCTCCCCCCAACTTCAACAGCCTTCCGGCCAACGTGTCCAAGCTGCACGCGCACGGGTCCCCACGCCGTGGCGGCGCGCCCCTGCCCGACTTCCCCAACCACTCACTCACCCTCAAGCGAGACCGCGCGCCCAAGTCCTCCTTTGTCGGCGACGGGGACATCTTCAAGAAGCTGGACTCGGAGCTGAGCCGCGCCCAGGAGAAGGCCCTGGACACGAGCTATGTGGTCCTGCCCACGGCCACCGCCACGCTGCGGCCCAAGCCCAAGGAAGAGACCAAGTACAGCATCAACCTGGACCAGATGCCGCACACGCGCCTCATCCACCTGGACATGGCGCCCGACACCGGCCCCGCgcgcagccccccagcccgcgagccccccgcccagcccccgccgcccccgcccccgccgccgcccccgccacAGCCGCCtctgcccccgccgcccgccctggAGCCCGCGCCCCCCAGCCTGGGAGAGCCCACGCCGCACCCGGGCTCCAGCGCGGGCGCCGCCAGCAAGGGCGAGAACATGGCCACACTCTCCGTGGGCTCCCTGGAG CGGCGGAAGTCGCGGTACGCTGAGCTGGACTTTGAG AAAATCATGCACACGCGAAAGCGGCACCAAGACATGTTCCAGGACCTGAACCGGAAGTTGCAGCAGCACGCGGAGAAGGACAAGGAGGCACTGGGCGCGGACAGCAag CTGGAGCGGCAGCAGACGCCCCACAAGCGGCCCTGGGAGAGCCTGCGCAAGGCGCACGGGACGCCCGCCTGGGCCCGCAAGGAGCTGGAGCCGCTGGCGCCGGCGCCGCTGGAGCTGCGCGGCGGCGTGGAATGGGAGAAGTCGGGCGCCACCATCCCGCTGGTGGGCCAGGACATCATCGACCTTCAGACCGAGGTCTGA